A single Venturia canescens isolate UGA chromosome 1, ASM1945775v1, whole genome shotgun sequence DNA region contains:
- the ACC gene encoding acetyl-CoA carboxylase isoform X4, translating to MSGEEELSVPNLQTERAAQPRKIRHRPSMSQGTVMIQAQSRLQEKDFTVATPEEFVRRFNGTKVIEKVLIANNGIAAVKCMRSIRRWSYEMFKNERAVRFVVMVTPEDLKANAEYIKMADQYVPVPGGTNNNNYANVELIVDIAMRTQVQAVWAGWGHASENPKLPELLHKKDIAFIGPSERAMWALGDKIASSIVAQTADVPTLAWSGSELKAQYSGKKIKISSELFKKGCVSTVEECLAAANKIGFPVMVKASEGGGGKGIRKVENAEELPTMFRQVQAEIAGSPIFIMKLARCARHLEVQLLADNYGNAISLFGRDCSIQRRHQKIIEEAPAVIAKPEIFEEMERAAVRLAKMVGYVSAGTVEYLYDTSGRYFFLELNPRLQVEHPCTEMVSDVNLPAAQLQIAMGLPLHRIKDIRLLYGESPWGDSPIDFDQPRHKPQPWGHVIAARITSENPDEGFKPSSGTVQELNFRSSKNVWGYFSVGASGGLHEFADSQFGHCFSWGEDRNQARENLVVALKELSIRGDFRTTVEYLITLLETESFLTNNIDTAWLDLLISERVRSDKPDVLLAVTCGALHIADRTIQNAFTGFQTALEKGQIQASNDLKNVVDVELINDGFKYKVQAAKSGPNSYFLVMNGSYKEVEVHRLSDGGMLLSLDGASFTTYMKEEVDRYRIVIGNQTCVFEKDNDPSLLRSPSAGKLVSFTVDDGGHVDAGQAYAEIEVMKMIMTLTASESGSLYYVKRPGAILETGTLIAHLELDDPSLVTKAQEYSGQFLAPAAPAIPEKLNNLHTKYRSALENTLAGYCLPDPYHLPRLRDFIEKFMCSLRDPSLPLLELQEVIATISGRVPISVEKKIRKLMTLYERNITSVLAQFPSQQIAAVIDGHAATLSKRSDRDVFFLTTQAIVQLVQRYRNGIRGRMKTTVHELLRQYYTVESQFEQGHYDKCVSALIQRYKDDMAMVTATIFSHTHVGKKNVLVTMLIDHLWANEPGLTDELASTLTELTSLNRTEHSRVALRARQVLIAAHQPAYELRHNQMESIFLSAVDMYGHDFHPENLQKLILSETSIFDILHDFFYHTNRAVCNAALEVYVRRAYISYELTCLQHLELSGEIPLVHFQFMLPTNHPNRQNTSLVNHRTGAMAAFQNLEQFSQYSDEVLDLLEDLSSPQSVSAKVLEAVEAAGGSESRHSTSINVSLSMAEQAAGPTEISERSSEPVHILSIVVQDNENQDDATMARLFGDWCATNKEELVARGIRRVTFGALKRRQFPKFFTFRQRDGFVEDRIYRHLEPGCAFQLELNRMRTYDLEALPISNQKMHLYLGKAKVAKGQQVTDYRFFIRSIIRHSDLVTKEASFDYLHNEGERVLLEAMDELEVAFSHPLAKRTDCNHIFLNFVPTVIMDLARIEESVTNMVLRYGPRLWKLRVRQAEIKMTIRPAPGKPTSHVRLCISNDSGYSIDLHLYTESTDPKTGVIRFESYGSASATSNANWRPGPMHGLPISTPYLTKDYLQAKRFQAQSAGSTYVYDLPDMFRQQIEKMWSKYYEERPHIQNPTMPNPVLDSVELVLEGDNLVEQMRLPGENDVGMVAWRLSLFTPEYPDGRDVILIANDITYFIGSFGPKEDLVFCKASERARQLGVPRIYFSANSGARIGLAEEVKSVFRIAWEVENEPEKGFKYLYLSPDDYARLASLNSLKTCLIQDAGESRYQITDIIGVDDGLGVENLKYAGMIAGETSRAYDDIVTISIVSCRAIGIGSYVVRLGQRVIQVENSHIILTGYRALNTVLGREVYASNNQLGGTQIMYNNGVSHVTSPRDPDGIGTALKWISYVPKVKGGPLPAIAPVDPIDREVVYLPTKSAYDPRWMLEGRASPGDQNVWESGFFDRGSWEEIMAPWAQTVVVGRARLGGIPCGVIAVETRSVELHLPADPANLDSEAKTVSQAGQVWYPDSAYKTAQAIQDFNREELPLFIFANWRGFSGGMKDMYEQIMKFGAYIVDGLRVYTRPVLVYIPPSGELRGGAWAVVDPTINPRHMEMFADPTSRGGVLEPEGIVEIKFRNKDILKVMHRIDPVIQNLKDKVSGSTSAEERANYEAMMRTREGVLQPMYHQVAVHFADLHDTPERMLEKNAIQEIVPWRKSRTMLYWRLRRRILEEEIRNEVLSTQPSLSARQVDAMLRRWFVEDKGATESYVWDQDEGVVQWLIAQRNTENSVLAHNINCVRRDAVVTQIKDLLEGCPEVRLDAVLEIVHRLQPSERAELQRTLAQLETSGQEPLNDSSSSS from the exons ACCCAGCATGTCGCAGGGCACGGTGATGATTCAAGCGCAGAGCCGTCTACAAGAGAAAGATTTCACGGTCGCGACGCCGGAAGAATTCGTTCGTCGTTTCAACGGGACCAAAGTCATCGAGAAG GTTCTCATCGCCAACAATGGAATAGCTGCAGTCAAGTGCATGCGTTCGATAAGAAGATGGTCGTACGAGATGTTCAAGAACGAGAGAGCTGTGAGGTTCGTCGTGATGGTCACACCGGAGGATCTCAAGGCGAATGCCGAGTACATAAAAATGGCGGATCAATATGTACCGGTGCCTGGTGGCACGAACAACAATAACTATGCCAATGTTGAACTCATTGTTGACATTGCTATGCGAACACAAGTCCAGGCGGTCTGGGCTGGCTGGGGTCACGCCTCTGAGAATCCAAAGTTACCAGAATTACTTCACAAAAAAGATATTGCTTTCATCG GACCATCGGAACGAGCGATGTGGGCGCTGGGTGACAAAATAGCGTCGAGCATAGTGGCTCAAACAGCGGATGTTCCAACGCTGGCGTGGTCGGGTTCGGAGTTGAAGGCTCAGTACAGCGGGAAAAAGATAAAGATATCATCGGAATTATTCAAAAAGGGTTGCGTCTCGACGGTGGAAGAATGCTTAGCGGCGGCGAATAAAATCGGTTTTCCGGTGATGGTCAAAGCGAGCGAAGGCGGCGGTGGCAAGGGAATAAGAAAGGTGGAAAACGCGGAAGAATTGCCGACGATGTTCAGACAAGTGCAGGCCGAGATCGCGGGTTCGCCGATATTCATAATGAAATTGGCGCGATGCGCGCGTCACTTGGAGGTGCAATTATTAGCGGACAACTACGGAAACGCGATATCACTGTTCGGTCGTGATTGTTCGATCCAGCGGAGACATCAAAAGATCATCGAGGAAGCGCCAGCGGTTATAGCGAAACCGGAAATATTTGAGGAAATGGAGAGAGCGGCGGTGAGATTGGCGAAAATGGTTGGATATGTGAGCGCCGGCACGGTCGAATATCTCTACGACACTTCGGGACGTTACTTCTTCCTCGAGCTCAATCCGCGTCTGCAAGTGGAACATCCTTGCACGGAAATGGTGTCCGATGTGAATCTGCCAGCAGCGCAGCTTCAAATAGCCATGGGTCTGCCCCTTCACCGGATCAAAGACATTCGCTTGTTGTACGGCGAAAGTCCATGGGGCGACAGCCCCATAGATTTCGACCAACCACGCCACAAGCCGCAGCCCTGGGGTCACGTGATAGCGGCGAGAATAACGAGCGAGAATCCTGACGAAGGATTCAAGCCGAGTTCGGGCACGGTGCAGGAGCTGAATTTCCGTTCATCGAAAAACGTCTGGGGCTACTTTTCTGTAGGTGCTTCCGGCGGACTTCACGAGTTCGCAGATTCTCAGTTTGGGCATTGCTTCTCATGGGGCGAAGATCGTAATCAAGCTCGCGAGAACCTCGTAGTTGCTCTCAAAGAATTGAGCATAAGAGGGGACTTCAGAACGACCGTGGAATACCTCATTACGCTGCTGGAGACGGAATCCTTTCTGACGAACAACATTGACACGGCTTGGCTCGATCTTTTGATATCGGAGCGCGTTCGTAGCGACAAGCCTGATGTTTTGCTCGCCGTAACCTGCGGAGCTCTTCACATCGCCGATCGCACGATACAAAATGCGTTTACGGGTTTTCAAACGGCATTGGAAAAGGGCCAGATACAGGCAAGCAACGACCTCAAAAACGTCGTTGACGTGGAGCTCATAAACGATGGTTTCAAGTACAAAGTACAGGCGGCTAAATCCGGACCGAACAGTTATTTCCTCGTGATGAATGGATCGTACAAAGAGGTCGAAGTGCATCGTTTGTCGGACGGGGGAATGTTGTTGTCGTTGGACGGAGCGAGTTTCACGACTTATATGAAGGAAGAGGTAGATCGCTATCGCATCGTGATCGGCAATCAAACCTGCGTATTTGAAAAAGACAACGATCCTTCCCTCCTGCGCTCACCATCGGCCGGCAAGCTCGTAAGTTTCACCGTCGACGATGGGGGTCACGTTGACGCCGGACAGGCGTACGCCGAGATCGaagtaatgaaaatgattatgACACTAACGGCGAGTGAGTCCGGCAGCTTGTATTACGTCAAGAGACCCGGTGCCATCCTGGAAACGGGCACTCTCATAGCTCACCTCGAACTGGACGACCCTTCCCTGGTGACGAAAGCCCAAGAATACTCGGGCCAATTTCTGGCACCGGCGGCTCCGGCCATTCCTGAAAAACTCAACAACCTCCACACCAAGTATCGGAGCGCCTTGGAGAATACTTTGGCTGGTTATTGCCTCCCGGATCCTTACCACTTGCCGAGACTTCGCGACTTCATTGAAAAGTTCATGTGCTCTTTGCGCGATCCGAGTTTGCCCCTGCTCGAGCTGCAGGAGGTCATAGCGACCATTTCCGGTCGCGTACCGATCTCCGTTGAGAAGAAAATACGCAAGCTAATGACGCTGTACGAGAGAAACATAACTTCTGTCCTCGCCCAGTTTCCGAGCCAACAAATAGCCGCGGTGATCGACGGCCACGCAGCCACTCTGTCGAAACGCTCGGACAGAGACGTATTTTTCCTTACTACCCAGGCCATCGTCCAACTCGTACAAAGGTACCGGAACGGCATTCGCGGCCGGATGAAAACGACGGTTCACGAGCTTTTGCGGCAGTATTACACGGTCGAGAGCCAATTTGAGCAAGGTCACTACGACAAATGCGTCTCGGCTTTGATTCAGCGTTACAAGGACGACATGGCGATGGTGACCGCGACGATATTCAGCCACACTCACGTCGGCAAAAAGAACGTCCTGGTAACCATGTTGATCGATCATTTGTGGGCCAACGAGCCAGGCCTTACCGACGAGCTGGCGAGCACCCTGACAGAATTAACGAGTTTGAATCGCACCGAACACAGCAGAGTCGCTTTACGAGCGAGGCAAGTTCTCATAGCTGCTCATCAGCCCGCTTACGAATTACGACACAATCAGATGGAGTCGATATTCCTGTCGGCCGTTGACATGTACGGCCACGATTTTCACCCGGAAAATCTGCAAAAGCTCATACTTTCGGAAACTTCGATATTCGATATTCTCCACGACTTTTTCTATCATACGAACCGTGCCGTATGCAACGCCGCTCTCGAGGTTTACGTGCGTCGCGCTTACATCAGCTACGAATTAACGTGTCTCCAGCATCTCGAATTATCCGGGGAAATACCACTGGTACACTTCCAATTTATGCTCCCAACGAACCACCCTAACCGACAAAACACTTCGTTGGTCAACCATCGTACCGGTGCAATGGCAGCTTTCCAAAATCTCGAACAATTCAGCCAGTACTCGGACGAAGTGCTCGATCTTCTGGAGGACTTGTCATCGCCGCAGTCGGTGTCGGCCAAAGTACTCGAAGCTGTCGAGGCTGCCGGTGGCAGTGAGTCGCGTCACAGTACGTCGATCAACGTTTCGCTGAGCATGGCGGAACAAGCAGCGGGTCCCACCGAAATCAGTGAGAGGTCATCGGAGCCGGTTCACATCCTCAGTATAGTTGTACAGGACAATGAAAATCAGGACGATGCAACGATGGCGAGACTGTTCGGCGATTGGTGCGCAACGAACAAAGAGGAGCTCGTTGCACGCGGCATAAGAAGAGTTACCTTCGGAGCATTGAAGCGGCGACAATTCCCAAAGTTCTTTACATTCCGTCAACGCGACGGTTTCGTCGAAGATCGTATTTATCGGCACCTCGAGCCTGGCTGCGCTTTCCAGTTGGAGCTCAATCGAATGAgaacttatgatctcgaagCTTTACCCATTTCGAATCAAAAGATGCATCTCTACCTGGGCAAAGCGAAAGTCGCGAAAGGGCAACAGGTGACGGACTATCGTTTCTTCATTCGCTCGATAATACGCCACTCGGACTTGGTCACGAAGGAAGCGAGTTTCGATTATCTCCACAACGAAGGGGAAAGAGTCCTCCTCGAAGCGATGGACGAGCTCGAGGTCGCTTTTTCACATCCTCTCGCAAAGCGCACCGACTgtaatcacatttttttgaattttgttccCACGGTTATCATGGATTTGGCCAGAATCGAAGAGAGTGTTACGAACATGGTTCTCCGGTATGGACCGAGGCTGTGGAAGCTGCGAGTACGTCAGgccgaaataaaaatgacgatTCGTCCGGCCCCCGGGAAGCCAACTTCTCACGTGCGGCTGTGCATCTCCAACGACAGCGGGTACAGTATCGACCTTCATCTGTACACGGAATCCACCGATCCGAAAACCGGAGTGATACGTTTCGAATCTTACGGGTCAGCGAGCGCTACGAGCAACGCCAACTGGAGGCCGGGACCCATGCACGGTCTCCCGATTTCAACGCCTTATCTAACCAAAGACTATCTCCAAGCGAAGAGGTTCCAAGCCCAGAGTGCGGGCTCGACTTACGTGTACGATTTGCCGGATATGTTCCGTCAGCAAATCGAAAAGATGTGGAGCAAGTATTACGAGGAACGACCGCACATCCAAAATCCAACGATGCCGAATCCCGTGCTCGACAGCGTCGAGCTCGTACTCGAGGGCGATAATCTCGTTGAGCAAATGAGATTGCCTGGTGAAAACGACGTGGGTATGGTCGCCTGGAGGCTGAGCTTGTTCACCCCCGAATACCCGGACGGTCGGGACGTTATTCTTATAGCAAACGACATCACTTATTTCATCGGTTCGTTTGGACCGAAGGAGGATCTTGTCTTCTGCAAAGCATCGGAGCGGGCGCGTCAACTCGGCGTACCGCGCATATATTTTTCAGCCAATTCCGGAGCCCGCATTGGTCTCGCTGAGGAAGTCAAAAGCGTTTTCAGAATCGCCTGGGAAGTTGAGAACGAACCGGAAAAGGGTTTCAAGTACCTTTATCTCTCGCCGGACGATTACGCGCGTTTGGCATCGTTGAACTCGCTGAAAACGTGCCTGATCCAGGATGCCGGTGAATCGCGCTACCAAATAACCGACATAATCGGCGTTGACGATGGTCTCGGGGTTGAAAATCTCAAATATGCCGGTATGATTGCCGGCGAAACGTCCAGAGCTTACGATGACATCGTAACCATTTCCATCGTTTCCTGTCGCGCTATCGGTATCGGTTCTTACGTCGTTCGTCTCGGACAACGTGTCATACAAGTTGAAAATTCACATATCATTTTGACCGGTTATCGAGCCCTCAACACCGTCCTCGGGCGAGAAGTTTACGCGAGCAACAATCAACTCGGTGGCACCCAAATAATGTACAACAACGGTGTTTCCCACGTGACCTCGCCTCGGGATCCCGATGGGATCGGTACAGCTCTCAAATGGATCAGTTACGTGCCCAAGGTCAAAGGTGGACCGCTGCCGGCTATCGCTCCGGTTGATCCCATCGACCGAGAAGTCGTTTATCTACCCACAAAATCAGCCTACGATCCACGCTGGATGCTCGAAGGTCGAGCTTCCCCCGGAGACCAAAACGTCTGGGAATCGGGCTTCTTCGATCGCGGATCCTGGGAAGAAATAATGGCACCCTGGGCCCAAACCGTTGTCGTCGGCAGAGCCCGCCTCGGCGGCATCCCTTGCGGTGTCATTGCCGTCGAAACGAGAAGCGTCGAACTCCACCTTCCTGCTGATCCTGCCAATCTCGACTCCGAAGCGAAAACCGTTTCCCAAGCTGGTCAAGTCTGGTATCCTGACAGCGCTTACAAAACTGCTCAGGCCATTCAAGACTTCAATAGGGAAGAACTCCCGCTCTTCATTTTCGCCAATTGGCGAGGCTTCTCCGGTGGTATGAAGG ATATGTATgaacaaataatgaaattcggaGCTTACATCGTGGACGGTTTGAGAGTATACACGCGGCCGGTATTGGTGTACATTCCACCGAGCGGTGAGTTGAGAGGTGGAGCCTGGGCGGTGGTTGATCCGACGATAAACCCTCGGCACATGGAAATGTTCGCGGACCCGACGAGTCGGGGAGGTGTGCTCGAGCCGGAAGGAATCGTCGAGATCAAATTTAGGAACAAAGATATATTGAAAGTGATGCATCGTATTGATCCGGTGATACAAAATTTAAag GATAAAGTATCGGGTTCAACATCAGCGGAGGAACGGGCGAATTACGAAGCGATGATGCGTACTCGCGAGGGTGTGCTCCAACCGATGTATCACCAGGTCGCCGTTCACTTCGCCGATCTCCACGACACGCCTGAGCGTATGTTGGAGAAAAATGCAATACAGGAGATCGTGCCTTGGCGTAAATCTCGAACTATGTTGTATTGGCGTTTGCGGCGGCGTATTCTAGAAGAAGAGATAAGAAATGAAGTACTATCGACGCAACCTTCGTTGAGCGCGAGACAGGTCGACGCTATGTTAAGACGCTGGTTCGTCGAGGACAAAGGCGCGACGGAATCTTACGTATGGGATCAGGACGAGGGTGTTGTGCAGTGGCTCATTGCGCAACGCAACACCGAGAACAGCGTCCTTGCCCATAATATTAATTGCGTTAGGCGAGATGCGGTTGTAACGCAAATCAAAGATTTACTCGAGGGTTGTCCTGAAGTAAGACTCGACGCTGTTCTCGAGATCGTGCACAGACTTCAACCGTCCGAACGAGCGGAGCTTCAACGTACCTTGGCGCAACTGGAAACATCGGGTCAGGAACCCTTGAACGACTCGAGCTCGTCTTCGTAA